CCCATTTCCGACATTTTCCCGAAGGCCGGGATCACCTTCTGGGATTGCGCCCACGAGGGCTCTGGCGGCTTCATGGCGGACGGCTATACCCGCGCCACCGGCAAGATGTCGATGATGATCGCGCAGAACGGTCCGGGCATCACCAATTTCGTGACGGCGGTGAAAACCGCCTACTGGAACCACACGCCGCTGCTGCTGGTCACGCCGCAGGCGGCGAACAAGACGATCGGTCAGGGCGGTTTCCAGGAGATGGAGCAGATGAACCTCTTTGCCGATTGCGTCGCCTATCAGGAAGAGGTCCGCGACCCGTCCCGCATCGCCGAGACGCTGAACCGCGTGATCATTCAGGCCAAGCGCGCCTCTGCCCCCGCACAGATCAACGTGCCGCGCGATTTCTGGACGCAGGTGATCGACATCGAGATCCCCGAAATCGTCGAGTTCGAACGCCCCTCGGGCGGCGAGAAGGCGCTGGACGCCGCCGCCAAGATGCTGTCGGAGGCAAAGTTTCCCGTCATCCTGAACGGTGCAGGCGTGGTACTGGCCAAGGGCGGGATCGAAGCGTCGAAGACGCTGGCAGAGCGGCTCGATGCGCCGGTCTGCGTGGGCTACCAGCACAACGATGCCTTCCCCGGCAGCCATCCGCTTTTCGCAGGTCCGCTGGGCTATAACGGGTCGAAGGCGGGGATGGAGCTGATCTCGAAGGCGGATGTGGTTCTGTGCCTCGGCACGCGCCTGAACCCGTTCTCGACCCTGCCGGGCTACGGCATCGATTACTGGCCGAAAGACGCCAAGATCATTCAGGTCGACATCAACCCAGACCGGATCGGCCTGACCAAGAAAGTGACCGTGGGCATCGTCGGCGATGCGGCAAAAGTCGCCCGTTCCCTGACCGAGAAACTGTCGGACAGCGCGGGCGACATCGACCGCGAGGAGCGCAAGGCGATGATCGCGCAGACGAAATCGGCATGGGCGCAGGAACTGACCTCGATGAACGAGGAACAGGACGATCCCGGCACCACCTGGAACGAACGCGCCCGTGCGGCCAAACCCGACTGGATGAGCCCGCGCATGGCGTGGCGCGCGATCCAGTCGGCGCTGCCGACCGAGGCGATCATTTCGTCGGACATCGGCAACAACTGCGCCATCGGCAACGCCTATCCCTCCTTTGACAAGGGCCGCAAATATCTGGCACCGGGCCTGTTTGGCCCCTGCGGCTACGGCCTGCCCGCCATCGTCGGCGCCAAGATCGGCTGCCCAGACGTGCCGGTCGTGGGCTTTGCCGGTGACGGCGCCTTTGGCATTGCGGTGAACGAATTGACAGCCATCGGCCGCGGCGAGTGGCCCGCGATCACGCAGATCGTTTTCCGCAACTACCAGTGGGGCGCGGAGAAGCGGAACTCGACCCTGTGGTTCGACGACAATTTCGTCGGCACCGAGCTGGACGAGGAAGTGTCCTACGCCGGGATCGCCCAAGCATGTGGCCTGCAGGGCGTCGTGGCCCGCACGCAGGAAGAGCTGACCGAGGCGCTGAACAAGGCGATCGAGGACCAGATGAAACACGGCAAGACCACCCTGATCGAAGCGATGATCAATCAGGAACTCGGAGAGCCGTTCCGCCGCGATGCCATGAAAAAACCGGTGCCAGTGGCGGGTATCGATCCGGCAGACATGCGCGAACAGACAGTATGAGGCCAGGCGGCGCGCCGATCCTCGTTCTGAACGCGGGTTCCTCGTCGATCAAGGCAGTCGCCTTTGACGGGGATCTGCGCGCCGTGGCCCGTACCGAGGCCGCCGGTATCGGCACCGGCGGCTTTCGCGACCACGCGACCGCGCTGACCGAAGTCATGTCGCGCATGACCGCCGAGGGGCTGCCCCTTGCGGGTCTGAGGGCGGTCGCCCACCGTGTCGTGCACGGCGGAACGCGGCTGACGCAGGCGGTGCGGATCACCCCCGCCGTCCGCGCGGAAATTGCCGCCTGTATCCCCCTCGCGCCGCTTCACAACCCCCACCACCTTGCCGCGATCGACTGGGTCGCGCAGGCCGCGCCCGATCTGCCGCAATGCGCCAGTTTCGACACCGCCTTCCATGCCACCGCCCCCGAGGTCGCGCGCCGCTATGCGCTGCCGCAGGACGCGGCGACAGCCGGACTGATGCGCTACGGCTTTCACGGCAACAGCTATGCCGCAATGGTCGATACCTTGCGCCACTCGGAGGGGGGGATGCCGCGCAGGCTGCTCGCGCTGCATCTGGGCAACGGCGCATCGGCCTGCGCTATTCTGGAGGGGCAGTCCGTCGCGACGACCATGGGGTATTCGCCACTGGCGGGGCTGACGATGGGCACCCGCAGCGGCGACATGGATCCCGGCGCGGTGCTGGAACTGGCCCGCCGGTTGGGGGTGGACGCGGCGGAAACCCTGCTGAACCAGCGCAGCGGCCTTCTGGGTCTTTCGGGCCTGACCAGCGACATGCGCACACTCGAAGCCAGCGACACCCCGCAGGCGCGTTTCGCGATTGCGCATTTCTGCTACTGGGCCGCGCGCCACGCCGCTGGCCTGATCCCCGCGATGGGCGGCATCGACGCCATAGCCTTCACCGGCGGAATAGGTGAGAATGCGCAACAGATACGCGACGATATCCGCAGCTATCTCCACTGGGTCGGCGATGTGCCCGTCCATGTGATCCCCGCCGCGGAAGAAGCCTTTATCGCCCGCCAGACCGACACCTTGATGAAAGAGACCCCGGATGAGCCATAAGCAACCCGACCTGGATCTCAGCCCCGACGTCTCGGACGAGGTGCGCAAGACGACCTGCTACATGTGCGCCTGCCGCTGCGGCATCAACGTACATATGAAAAAAGGCAAGGTCGCCTATATCGAGGGCAACCGCGATCATCCCGTCAATCAGGGCGTACTCTGCGCCAAGGGCAGCGCGGGCATCATGCAGCACAACGCGCCCTCGCGCCTGCGCGCGCCGATGAAACGGGTGGGGGATCGCGGCGAGGGCAAGTTCGAGGAAATCAGCTGGGACGAGGCCTATGACATCGCGGCGGGCTGGCTGAAACCCATCCGCGAAAACGATCCGTCGAAGCTCGCGTTCTTTACCGGCCGCGACCAGTCACAAAGCTTTACCTCGCTCTGGGCGCAGAGCTTTGGCACCCCGAATTACGCCGCCCACGGCGGCTTTTGTTCCGTGAACATGGCGGCAGCGGGCATCTACACCATGGGCGGCGCATTCTGGGAGTTCGGCCAGCCCGATTGGGACCATACCAAGCTTTTCATGCTGTTCGGCGTGGCCGAGGACCACGACAGCAACCCCATCAAGATGGGGATCGGAAAGATCAAGGCGCGCGGCGCGCGGGTGATCGGGGTGAACCCGATCCGCACCGGCTATAACGCCGTCGCCGACGATTGGGTCGGGATCACGCCCGGCACGGACGGGCTGTTCATCCTGTCGATGATCCATTGCCTGATGAAAGCCGGGAAGATCGATTTCCACTACCTCGCGCAGTATACGGACGCAGCAGTGTTGCTGAACGGCGATGAAAAATCGCCCGACTACGGGCTGAAGCTGCGCGACGAACAGGGCAAGGATCTGGTCATTGACCGCACCACCGGCAAACCTGCGCCCTTCGACCGCAAGGGCGTGCGCCCCGATCTGACCGCCACCCACCGCGCGCAGGGGGTCACTCACCGCCCGGTGTTCCACCGGATGCTCGAGATGTATCTCGACCCGCGTTACGCGCCCGAAGCGGTCGCCGAGACCGTCGGCATCTCCGCCGCGCGAATCCGCAGGCTGGCCGCGGAACTTGCCCGCGTGGCATTCGACGAGGCGTTCGAGCTGGATCAGGAATGGACCGATTTCCGCGGCGAGACCCACCAGAAGATGACAGGCCGGCCCGTGAGCTTTCATGCGATGCGCGGCATCTCGGCCCATGCCAACGGCTTCCAGACTTGCCGCGCCCTGCACACGCTGCAAATCCTGCTCGGCACGGTCGAGGTGCCCGGCGGCTTCCGGTTCAAACCGCCCTACCCCAAGCCCGCGACCGCCCACCCGCGCCCGCATACCGGCATGACCCCGGGGGCGCCGCTGAACGGGCCGCATCTGGGGTTCGTTCACGGGCCCGAAGATCTGGCTCTGAAAGAGGACGGCAGCCCCGCCCGCATCGACAAGGCATTCACCTGGGAAAACCCGATGTCGGTGCACGGCCTGATGCACATGGTCATCTCCAACGCACACGCGGGCGATCCCTACAAGATCGACACGCTTTTCATGTATATGGCGAACATGTCGTGGAATTCATCGATGAACACCACGGGCGTTCAGGAGATGCTGACCGACCGCGACGAGAGCGGCGAATACGTCATTCCGCACATCATCTACTCCGATGCCTACAGCTCGGAAATGGTGGCCTACGCCGATCTCATCCTGCCGGACACCACCTATCTGGAACGACACGACTGCATCTCCCTGCTCGACCGGCCGATCTGCGAGGCCGATGCCGTGGCCGACGCGATCCGCTGGCCGGTGGTCGAACCGGATCGCAACGTCAAGGGGTTCCAGTCCGCCCTGTGCGATCTGGGGGCCAGACTGGGCCTGCCTGCATTCGTCAACGCGGACGGCAGCCAGAAATACGCCGACTACGCCGATTACATCATTCACCACGAACGCCGTCCCGGCATCGGCCCGCTTGCCGGGTGGCGCACGGGGGAGGCGGGGCTGCAGGCCGGGCGCGGCGGCGTCAACGAAAGCCAGATCGAGAATTACATCGCCAACGGCGGATTTTTCGCAGAACACATTCCGGATGCCGCGAAATACTACAAACCGTGGAACATGGCCTATCAGGGCTGGGCCGTTAAGATGGGTCTCTTCGACGCGCCGCAGCCCTATCTCTTCACGCTCTATTCCGAACCCCTTCGGCGCTTCCAGCGCGCCGCCGAAGGCCACGGCGACCGCCAGCCCCCCGACCATCTGCGGGCGCGGATCATCGAGAAGATGTCGCCGCTGCCGATCTGGTACGAGACCGACCAGCACGGCAACGACGGCTACACGATCAGCGCGCTCACCCAACGCCCGATGGCGATGTACCACTCCTGGGGCAGCCAGAACGCGTGGCTGCGCCAGTTGCACGGGCGCAACCCGATGTATCTGCCAACGAAACTGATGCGCGCCAACGATCTCGCCGATGGCGACTGGGCCGAGATTACCTCGCCCCACGGCAGCATCACCGTGCCGGTCATGGAAATGGCCGCCCTGAACGAAAACACGATCTGGACATGGAACGCCATCGGCAAGCGCAAGGGCGCATGGGCGCTGGACAAGGACGCGCCGGAGGCGACCAGGGGCTTCCTGCTCAACCATCTGATCCACGAGCTGCTGCCGCCCAGGGGCGACGGGTTGCGCTGGGCCAATTCCGATCCGATCACCGGTCAGGCCGCGTGGTTTGACCTCAAGGTCGCTCTGCGCAAGGTTGCGGCCCCCGCTGACGGCCAGAGCAGGCCCGCGATGCCGCCGCTGGCGTCGCCCGTGGGCACCGGCCCCGACAAACTCGCATGGAAGGTCGGCGAATGAACCAAACCCGTCCCGCCTCCAATTTGCCGAAAAACTCCGGGGTCCGGGGCAGCGCCCCGGTCCGACGCCCGCAAGGAGCACCCGCATGACCGAACTGCCCGCCACCACCGCCAAAAAGCTCGGCCTTGTGATCGACCTCGATACCTGCGTGGGCTGTCACGCCTGCGTGATCTCCTGC
Above is a genomic segment from Sulfitobacter sp. HNIBRBA3233 containing:
- the xsc gene encoding sulfoacetaldehyde acetyltransferase; this translates as MKMTTEEAFVKTLQRHGIQHAFGIIGSAMMPISDIFPKAGITFWDCAHEGSGGFMADGYTRATGKMSMMIAQNGPGITNFVTAVKTAYWNHTPLLLVTPQAANKTIGQGGFQEMEQMNLFADCVAYQEEVRDPSRIAETLNRVIIQAKRASAPAQINVPRDFWTQVIDIEIPEIVEFERPSGGEKALDAAAKMLSEAKFPVILNGAGVVLAKGGIEASKTLAERLDAPVCVGYQHNDAFPGSHPLFAGPLGYNGSKAGMELISKADVVLCLGTRLNPFSTLPGYGIDYWPKDAKIIQVDINPDRIGLTKKVTVGIVGDAAKVARSLTEKLSDSAGDIDREERKAMIAQTKSAWAQELTSMNEEQDDPGTTWNERARAAKPDWMSPRMAWRAIQSALPTEAIISSDIGNNCAIGNAYPSFDKGRKYLAPGLFGPCGYGLPAIVGAKIGCPDVPVVGFAGDGAFGIAVNELTAIGRGEWPAITQIVFRNYQWGAEKRNSTLWFDDNFVGTELDEEVSYAGIAQACGLQGVVARTQEELTEALNKAIEDQMKHGKTTLIEAMINQELGEPFRRDAMKKPVPVAGIDPADMREQTV
- a CDS encoding acetate/propionate family kinase; this encodes MRPGGAPILVLNAGSSSIKAVAFDGDLRAVARTEAAGIGTGGFRDHATALTEVMSRMTAEGLPLAGLRAVAHRVVHGGTRLTQAVRITPAVRAEIAACIPLAPLHNPHHLAAIDWVAQAAPDLPQCASFDTAFHATAPEVARRYALPQDAATAGLMRYGFHGNSYAAMVDTLRHSEGGMPRRLLALHLGNGASACAILEGQSVATTMGYSPLAGLTMGTRSGDMDPGAVLELARRLGVDAAETLLNQRSGLLGLSGLTSDMRTLEASDTPQARFAIAHFCYWAARHAAGLIPAMGGIDAIAFTGGIGENAQQIRDDIRSYLHWVGDVPVHVIPAAEEAFIARQTDTLMKETPDEP
- a CDS encoding molybdopterin oxidoreductase family protein, with amino-acid sequence MSHKQPDLDLSPDVSDEVRKTTCYMCACRCGINVHMKKGKVAYIEGNRDHPVNQGVLCAKGSAGIMQHNAPSRLRAPMKRVGDRGEGKFEEISWDEAYDIAAGWLKPIRENDPSKLAFFTGRDQSQSFTSLWAQSFGTPNYAAHGGFCSVNMAAAGIYTMGGAFWEFGQPDWDHTKLFMLFGVAEDHDSNPIKMGIGKIKARGARVIGVNPIRTGYNAVADDWVGITPGTDGLFILSMIHCLMKAGKIDFHYLAQYTDAAVLLNGDEKSPDYGLKLRDEQGKDLVIDRTTGKPAPFDRKGVRPDLTATHRAQGVTHRPVFHRMLEMYLDPRYAPEAVAETVGISAARIRRLAAELARVAFDEAFELDQEWTDFRGETHQKMTGRPVSFHAMRGISAHANGFQTCRALHTLQILLGTVEVPGGFRFKPPYPKPATAHPRPHTGMTPGAPLNGPHLGFVHGPEDLALKEDGSPARIDKAFTWENPMSVHGLMHMVISNAHAGDPYKIDTLFMYMANMSWNSSMNTTGVQEMLTDRDESGEYVIPHIIYSDAYSSEMVAYADLILPDTTYLERHDCISLLDRPICEADAVADAIRWPVVEPDRNVKGFQSALCDLGARLGLPAFVNADGSQKYADYADYIIHHERRPGIGPLAGWRTGEAGLQAGRGGVNESQIENYIANGGFFAEHIPDAAKYYKPWNMAYQGWAVKMGLFDAPQPYLFTLYSEPLRRFQRAAEGHGDRQPPDHLRARIIEKMSPLPIWYETDQHGNDGYTISALTQRPMAMYHSWGSQNAWLRQLHGRNPMYLPTKLMRANDLADGDWAEITSPHGSITVPVMEMAALNENTIWTWNAIGKRKGAWALDKDAPEATRGFLLNHLIHELLPPRGDGLRWANSDPITGQAAWFDLKVALRKVAAPADGQSRPAMPPLASPVGTGPDKLAWKVGE